atagattaacCTATCCAACAacgtaaagtagttaaaactaccATTACCAGACACAACAATatatgcatcagtaataataatccaataatgtaaCATGACACTCTGACTGGGGCTGTctaatgagcacttttacttttaattttgttaagtacattttgctgatcaTGGCTgcaacaaaatattattattatcgattatctgcagattattttctcaattaatcatttggtctataaaacatcagaaaacagtgcaCATTGTAATATCCTAGAGACTAAGGTGAcctcatcaaatgtcttgttttgtgggattatcagtccaaaaccccaaaatattcaatttacagtaatgtgtGATCAATAAAAGCAGGAAACTCTCACATTTGAGAGCCTTGAACCaaagaatgtttggcatttttgccgtaagagattaattttctgtcgatcgattAATCAACCGATCGTTGCAGCTCTATTGCTagtaatacttttgtactttagtaaaattttaaatgcagggtTTTCTTGTAATGGagtgttttatagtgtggtattgctacttttactcaagtaaaagatctcAGTACTTCTTCTACCTCTGGTGTGTTCTCTGATTAAAACATTGCATCACAGAGGattcagaaataaataagaGGTTGACAGGTTTTGTTTCAGTCCCATAATCAGATTACTGTGTCACAACACTTTAATATTCCctcctcagccagcagctaTGCAGTTACACAAGATGCTTCTAGCAGACTGTGAGCTGAAGATAGAGCCCgttgacattttcaacatgCTTTTTTATCTTCCAGATTCAGACATGGTGCCTTCGACAACACTCTCCACATATACGAACAAAACGGTGACAGAGGGTGAGTACATCTGTTGTGAATGCACTCACTTGGCTTCAAAAGCTAAGTTGCAGCCAATAATTATCCTGATATCATAACCTTATAGTTTGTGCAGCTTTATCAACACATGTCatgcttgtgttttgttcagCATCAGATATGGGGCCTTTAACATTACTTCCCACACAAGCAGACACCACCATGATTCAGGGTAACTCCTacactttttgtcattttattatttctattactGGCACACAAACCTGTCTCCTCCTGGACCCACACAGTTGTGAGACAATTTACTTCCTGTATCCTGTACAGTCAGAACAGTCTCATGACCTTCATGACCAGTGGTTTAAAAACCAATctacttgttttaatttttgtccCTCAGCGGTAACAACTGCAGCTCCCACAAGTCCAGACTCCGCAGTTATTGCAGGTAACTGTTCATCCTGAACTTTTTATTGTTACATTGTGAAGTCATTATGtcacaaaacagcattttaaaaagatattttgcCTTATTTTTCCAGTGGTTATTGCTCTCATCCTGCTGACATTAGCTGGTTTGGCTTTCCTGCTTTACCGGTATCTCTGCCACAACAAAGGAGACTACAGGACGACAGGGGAGCTGGCTCCAGGAGAGGATCCTGATGAGGAGTACAGTAACCAGGCTTTGAGCGAAAAGAAGGAATACTTCATATGAACCTGGTGCAGACTTACAGGGAGTGAGTGGGGCTTACGAAAGAAAAAGGCTCTGTGGAAGACTGAGAAGAACTCAGACTGTTTTTTTCCATATGTGTTTTGAGGGAAGGCCGCTACTTGCTGCACAAGGGGCAGAGAAGAACCATGTTTTAAGATTTTGTTACAAAAGATGCAAATGTGCACAAACAATACCAAAGATAAGATTGTTATAGTAAGACTTACTATTGATGGACGAGGAGCAGGTGACAGACAACACAGTTCAGATTAGCAGAGCTAGCCATGAAACAGGTGGtgggattttaaaatgtctgttacATCATCAGTGAATACTCAGTAACAATCAAAATGTAAGATTAGCTTGTCTGCCATATTATTTATCTATCAGccatgtttcagtttttctctgtaGCATTTGCAATATGTTGTTTCAttcagacatactgtatttttcccCAAACAAACCTTGTATAAGACATGTTCTGAGGCTAATGGGGGCAGtcactttttttccatttgcttttaaaatgatAGTTTTTCTATGCAATTATTTTATAAGCTAGTCAAAAACATGTCATCCTTTTAAAGAGAGGACAGCTAAACATTGCTGTAcgtggttttgttttgtataattCCTTATTGCCAGGCATGGTTACTGATGACTTCCCTATTTGAGATAAATATTGAAGGCAATAAAACTTGTTTTTGGACTAGTGTCATTATACAGTGTGacagtttacagtgatgttTAATATATTTCGAAGTAGGCAATTTCATAATCATCAGCATTGCTGCCCACAATCTGACTTTGAATTGATGATTAATGCGCAAAGAATTCAAATGTTTTagagaacatactgtacacagagTTGGTCAGATACACCTAGCTACATCCAATATAATCCCATACAACAGTCCAGCACAAAATCCCTCTATTAAAAAgtttatgttcagtttttgttgacagttTGAGTCGATTAGCtgacaaaaaattaaacacCTTTCAATATAATGCACTCCAATacaagaccaaaaaaaaaaaaacactttcaaaaacCAAACATGTAAATCAAAACCTTTCTGACAGTGTCAGCAAAAACTGAATGTGATCGGCTTCATTAAAGGTGATTTATTGTGGGCTGTTGGATTGAAATGCAGTGGACGCAATAAACTCAGTGTAATGCTAGGtgattttgacaaaaatacagatCCATATTTGACTCAATACCTTTTTATATCAAAGTGACAATTATTTGATTGTGACTGTTGGTTctttcatacagtatgtatactaaactaagatgggtGATAATGATTTCtgacaaaaacatctttagTGATATTGGTATGAAGGCCAAGCAAGTAGAAGCATCCACTCAAACAAGTAAGTTGATAAAACTATCGATTACCTGTGATTCACTCTGGCCAGGAAAAGACAATATTTAAACTATAATCACAACATAACAGTAACCAAAATCCTAGATATCTAAGATCACAATCTTGAAATAAATACCTGCCCTGTTCCAATACAATGTATATgtgaataaaattaaacaaaacatgcagCATTTCAAATTTCCAAAATAACCTTTATTCTAaacttacattttaaattttaagttTAGTATAAAAAAGTTAAGTGCACCTAAGTTCTTTTTTCCAAAGTATTCCATCTTTGACACTCATCTCCTTTAGTAATCTTAAAAGATAGAACGTGTACCAAAGTCTATCACATCACTTTAGTACATACATctatttttacaaaatattgtAAAGAGAATCCCTGAACTATAAATGTCCATAATCCTTCAACAAAGGGTAATCCATTTGCTGGCTGTGGTTGGCATAGCATCTACCGGTCAGCTGTAGTTTACAGTACTTCATATTGCTGGGACAAAGCCACCATTATGCTTTACAAACAATCAgagcagaaatgaaaaaaaaaaaggaaacatttgttTGAATCATGTTTTGATAGCTGTGGCCTTTTCCCCAGCGAAGCTGTATGGAACGACAGCAtgagtgaaaataaatgaatattgaGCCATTTTAAAAACACGAGTGACATGTGAGTCACGTCTGGTACAGTAGCTTTGTGTATGAGCTGCAGAGAGGAGGTTCCTCAGATAAATGAAGCACGTTTCCAGACAGCTGGTCTTTCTGACTTGAATAATGCTGAAATCCCTAAATGTTGGTTGACAGCAACAGCATTTGTTTTCAGGTGGCCACAGCTGTTAAAACTTGATATGGTATGTCGGATACCCAGTGACACATTGACGCTA
This sequence is a window from Siniperca chuatsi isolate FFG_IHB_CAS linkage group LG10, ASM2008510v1, whole genome shotgun sequence. Protein-coding genes within it:
- the LOC122883668 gene encoding cell adhesion molecule 2-like isoform X1, which produces MNNSDMVPSTTLSTYTNKTVTEASDMGPLTLLPTQADTTMIQAVTTAAPTSPDSAVIAVVIALILLTLAGLAFLLYRYLCHNKGDYRTTGELAPGEDPDEEYSNQALSEKKEYFI
- the LOC122883668 gene encoding cell adhesion molecule 2-like isoform X2; translation: MNNSDMVPSTTLSTYTNKTVTEAVTTAAPTSPDSAVIAVVIALILLTLAGLAFLLYRYLCHNKGDYRTTGELAPGEDPDEEYSNQALSEKKEYFI